In Cicer arietinum cultivar CDC Frontier isolate Library 1 chromosome 7, Cicar.CDCFrontier_v2.0, whole genome shotgun sequence, a single window of DNA contains:
- the LOC101491095 gene encoding chlorophyll(ide) b reductase NOL, chloroplastic: protein MACFQFQLLASHSTQLCVSPFSNISSCYTHNFPTGTSRQNISNTVSFYSLTKPTSSPSFLVKASSNNTLPPYNVLITGSTKGIGYALAKEFLKAGDNVLVCSRSDKRVETAVQTFREEFGEQHVWGTTCDVRNGEDVKKLVSFAQEKLKYIDIWINNAGSNAYSYKPLAEASDEDLIEVVTTNTLGLMICCREAIKMMVSQPRGGHIFNIDGAGSDGRPTPRFAAYGATKRSVVHLTKSLQAELQMQDVKNVMVHNLSPGMVTTDLLMSGANTKQAKFFINVLAEPAEVVAEYLVPNIRSIPTNRTMKPTYIRFLTGLKAYSQIFSRFAFGARRNRYILED, encoded by the exons ATGGCttgttttcaatttcaattgctCGCTTCTCATTCTACTCAACTTTGCGTCTCTCCATTCTCCAACATTTCTTCTTGTTACACACACAATTTTCCAACTGGCACTTCCCGTCAAAATATCTCCAACACCGTTTCTTTTTATTCACTCACAAAACCAACTTCTTCTCCATCATTCCTTGTAAAAGCTTCTTCTAACAACACGCTTCCCCCTTACAACGTTTTGATTACTGGCTCTACCAAAG GGATAGGGTATGCTTTGGCAAAAGAGTTTCTAAAAGCGGGAGACAACGTCTTAGTTTGCTCAAGATCAG ATAAAAGGGTAGAGACTGCTGTTCAGACCTTTAGGGAAGAGTTTGGGGAGCAGCATGTGTGG GGCACTACATGTGATGTGAGAAATGGAGAAGATGTGAAGAAATTAGTTTCGTTTGCTCAAGAAAAGCTGAAATACATCGATATATGG ATCAATAATGCTGGATCGAATGCTTATAGCTACAAGCCACTTGCTGAAGCATCAGATGAGGATCTTAT CGAGGTGGTTACGACAAACACACTTGGCTTGATGATATGCTGTCGAGAG GCAATAAAGATGATGGTGAGCCAACCTCGGGGAGGTCATATTTTCAATATTGATGGAGCAGGTTCAGATGGAAGACCAACTCCCAG GTTTGCTGCATATGGAGCAACAAAGAGAAGTGTGGTGCATTTAACAAAGTCATTACAG GCAGAATTGCAGATGCAAGATGTTAAAAATGTGATGGTTCACAATCTTTCG CCAGGAATGGTTACAACAGATCTGCTCATGTCTGGTGCCAATACAAAGCAG GCAAAATTTTTCATTAATGTCTTGGCCGAGCCAGCCGAAGTG GTTGCAGAATACTTAGTTCCAAACATAAGATCTATCCCCACCAACAGAACAATGAAGCCAACATACATCCGATTCCTCACTGGTTTGAAAGCCTATTCCCAGATATTTTCA AGATTTGCATTTGGGGCAAGGAGGAACCGCTACATTCTTGAAGATTGA